In Candidatus Poribacteria bacterium, one genomic interval encodes:
- a CDS encoding gamma-glutamyl-gamma-aminobutyrate hydrolase family protein (Members of this family of hydrolases with an active site Cys residue belong to MEROPS family C26.): MKPIIGITFGYDENDPTNNYIRAIEKHGGIARPLYPGAPPEVFKGLKGLLLTGGRDIDPIHYGEEEHETTDIDFDRDELELPLCKQAIEENLPVFGICRGIQIMNVAIGSSLYQDIPSQFTDHLTHKIIENTDDSWHDIQIQSDSRLNQITSETTTEVNSRHHQSLKVIGEGFTVTAQSKDGIIEAIEDTSKKFMLGVQYHPERMFKKQGSLELQEHSAKLFTAFINACS; the protein is encoded by the coding sequence ATGAAACCTATTATTGGAATTACATTTGGCTACGATGAAAACGACCCGACTAACAACTACATCCGCGCCATTGAAAAACACGGCGGCATAGCCCGTCCGCTGTATCCAGGGGCACCACCAGAGGTATTTAAAGGTCTAAAAGGACTTTTACTCACCGGAGGGCGTGATATTGACCCAATCCATTACGGTGAAGAAGAACACGAGACGACAGACATTGATTTCGACCGCGACGAGTTGGAACTACCACTGTGCAAGCAGGCAATAGAAGAAAATCTCCCCGTTTTCGGAATCTGCCGCGGCATCCAGATTATGAACGTCGCAATTGGAAGCAGCCTGTACCAAGACATCCCTTCACAGTTTACAGACCATTTGACGCATAAGATAATAGAAAATACCGACGATTCTTGGCACGATATTCAGATTCAATCGGACAGCCGACTCAACCAAATTACAAGTGAAACCACCACTGAAGTCAATTCAAGACATCATCAGTCCTTAAAAGTAATTGGCGAGGGGTTTACTGTAACAGCACAATCAAAAGATGGGATTATTGAAGCAATAGAGGACACATCAAAAAAGTTCATGCTCGGTGTGCAATACCATCCGGAACGGATGTTCAAAAAGCAAGGTTCTTTGGAGCTTCAAGAACATTCGGCAAAACTATTTACCGCATTTATTAACGCTTGTTCCTAA
- a CDS encoding PmoA family protein: MLHEFNEKELSITEDEAPILTCYHGGDVAHPPYLHPLYAPNGQVVTDDTSIGHQHPPGICFTRGTVSGAQLEHDEITRDTKADSARFSVVTTWKNSGEPLLMETCAVRVHPRQTEVQVLDIDISLQALRDSLEFTDNTGLGYLAVEMEYRKAADAEGRIGESEVSGKTSAWGTLCGLTAAEQEAVGVAILPHPTNGETTFFAEDASFGFLFAQTTPFTVNADETHTLKYRVLAYIGDLFTFDVWGYHQDYIG, translated from the coding sequence ATGTTACACGAATTTAACGAGAAAGAATTATCCATTACAGAAGACGAAGCACCGATACTCACGTGCTATCATGGTGGCGATGTGGCACATCCGCCATATCTGCATCCGCTCTATGCTCCCAATGGACAAGTGGTAACAGATGACACGAGCATAGGGCATCAGCATCCACCGGGAATTTGTTTCACTCGCGGAACCGTCAGCGGTGCGCAGCTGGAGCACGATGAGATTACGCGCGACACAAAGGCTGATTCAGCGAGGTTTTCTGTTGTCACGACGTGGAAGAATTCCGGGGAACCGTTGCTGATGGAAACCTGTGCAGTGAGGGTGCACCCACGTCAGACCGAAGTACAGGTCTTGGATATAGACATCTCGCTGCAGGCACTACGTGATTCTCTTGAATTTACCGACAACACAGGACTTGGCTACCTCGCTGTTGAGATGGAGTACCGTAAAGCAGCGGATGCCGAGGGACGGATCGGTGAGTCGGAAGTGAGTGGCAAAACATCGGCGTGGGGAACTCTCTGCGGTCTCACTGCTGCTGAGCAGGAAGCGGTCGGAGTCGCAATTCTCCCGCATCCCACAAACGGTGAAACAACGTTTTTTGCCGAGGATGCCTCGTTCGGATTTCTTTTCGCACAGACAACGCCTTTCACCGTGAATGCCGATGAGACGCACACACTGAAATACCGGGTGCTGGCATATATAGGTGATCTCTTTACTTTTGACGTGTGGGGATACCATCAAGATTACATAGGATAA
- a CDS encoding PIN domain nuclease, whose protein sequence is MLRIVQRTDVRHSIAQAAVHKLETKGHQLQTTSQNFAEFWNASTRPTERNGFGLTPDETDTLLGELEQSFPLLPDSPNVYPVWRRLVVQYNVSGRQVHDARLVASMIAYDVTHILTFNVTDFERYASERIVAIDPAAV, encoded by the coding sequence TTGTTGCGTATCGTACAACGCACCGACGTACGTCATTCCATTGCTCAGGCTGCTGTGCACAAATTAGAGACAAAGGGCCATCAACTACAGACCACTTCGCAAAATTTCGCAGAATTCTGGAACGCTTCAACTCGACCTACTGAGCGAAATGGTTTTGGGCTCACGCCTGATGAGACAGACACGCTCTTAGGAGAATTAGAACAGTCTTTTCCTTTGCTGCCGGATTCACCAAATGTCTACCCAGTATGGAGACGACTCGTCGTGCAATATAATGTGTCGGGGCGTCAGGTTCACGATGCACGGTTGGTTGCGTCGATGATTGCGTATGATGTAACACATATCCTAACTTTCAACGTAACCGATTTTGAACGCTATGCCTCTGAAAGAATTGTGGCTATTGATCCAGCGGCGGTTTAG
- a CDS encoding RNA-guided endonuclease TnpB family protein, whose amino-acid sequence MKTYKYKFGDQSNCIRIGNLLDDMWQVHDYFHRWQDQRYRAGLPYADHPAMSAHLTDLKRTTHPHWNALPSQAIQEELKRIDKAYVRFFKKLGGKPKRKRRHKFKSITYPGSAGWSLKNNRITLTFRKWNPQTRKWQYDKVAYTFHKHRQWHGTLSRITIKRDSCGDYWLHIITTYTDFRPLPATGQSVGADFGMKDAYLTLSTGEKIQHPQPLKQSLNELRSLNKSLSRKVKGSNGWWRAVRQLARLYRKVSNQRKDFHWQLATKLCKKFDTIVLETLNLDGMKRLWGRKVSDLAFYEFVEILKYKSQKHKRQLIQISQWTATTKPCSDCGYHNKNLSLSDRQWTCPECGSHHDRDINAAINILRAGIAVT is encoded by the coding sequence ATGAAAACGTATAAGTATAAGTTTGGCGATCAATCGAATTGTATCCGTATCGGCAATCTGCTTGACGATATGTGGCAGGTGCATGACTATTTCCATAGGTGGCAGGATCAAAGGTATAGAGCTGGATTGCCGTATGCGGACCATCCTGCGATGTCTGCACACTTGACGGATTTGAAACGCACCACCCACCCGCATTGGAACGCTTTGCCGAGTCAAGCGATTCAAGAGGAACTCAAACGGATTGACAAGGCGTATGTGCGTTTTTTCAAAAAACTTGGTGGGAAACCGAAAAGGAAACGCCGACACAAGTTCAAGTCTATCACATACCCTGGAAGTGCGGGTTGGTCTCTGAAAAATAATCGTATCACGCTGACGTTCCGTAAATGGAATCCTCAGACGCGTAAGTGGCAGTATGATAAAGTGGCGTATACGTTTCATAAGCACCGCCAGTGGCATGGGACTCTCAGTCGTATTACAATCAAACGTGATAGTTGCGGAGACTATTGGCTTCATATCATAACAACCTACACAGATTTTAGACCACTGCCGGCAACAGGTCAGAGCGTTGGGGCAGACTTTGGTATGAAAGACGCATATTTGACACTTAGCACGGGTGAGAAGATACAACACCCACAACCTTTGAAGCAGTCTTTGAACGAACTCCGGTCTCTCAACAAAAGCCTTTCTCGAAAGGTTAAAGGTTCTAACGGGTGGTGGCGTGCTGTTCGACAACTCGCACGTCTCTACAGAAAAGTATCTAATCAGCGTAAAGATTTTCATTGGCAACTCGCCACTAAACTCTGTAAAAAGTTTGATACGATTGTCCTTGAAACTTTGAACCTTGATGGCATGAAACGGCTGTGGGGTCGTAAAGTTTCTGACCTCGCCTTCTACGAGTTTGTTGAGATATTGAAGTATAAAAGTCAAAAACATAAGCGTCAACTCATTCAAATCAGTCAATGGACTGCTACAACGAAACCGTGTAGCGATTGTGGCTATCACAACAAAAATCTTTCTCTTTCAGATAGGCAGTGGACATGTCCCGAATGTGGTTCACACCATGACCGAGACATCAACGCTGCGATAAACATTTTGCGGGCAGGGATAGCCGTTACCTAA
- a CDS encoding PorV/PorQ family protein, translating into MNQFFAYALIFLLIFLCLSAAADSTDIHENAGTRAMTFLKIGVGAKAMGMGESHVAATDDLYASYWNPAGLAKLQHPQLALMHNEWFAGINHEFVGFAHPFGSAGTLGASASFLSFGELQGRDREGNETTIFRPYDLALVLSYARGFGDSLAFGANAKFLREQIADESGTGIAFDLGGIYTFSEMPFLALGFNAQHVGPRVKFIEEAFGLPFTFRLGAAYRTSTQPFILTVDIIRPSDNDIAIAAGAGYTIGNILELRTGYKYKIGGNDLGAISGLTGGFGLTLLRFQIDYALVPFGVLGLTHRFSLIANF; encoded by the coding sequence ATGAATCAATTCTTTGCATACGCCCTTATTTTTTTGCTGATTTTTTTATGTCTGTCTGCTGCAGCGGATAGCACGGACATCCACGAAAACGCCGGCACCCGCGCTATGACTTTCCTCAAAATCGGGGTAGGTGCGAAGGCGATGGGGATGGGAGAATCTCACGTCGCTGCGACCGATGACCTTTACGCCTCGTATTGGAATCCCGCCGGACTTGCCAAGCTCCAACACCCACAACTTGCACTTATGCATAACGAATGGTTTGCTGGAATCAATCACGAGTTCGTCGGATTTGCACACCCGTTTGGGAGTGCTGGGACCCTCGGTGCGAGCGCGAGTTTCTTGTCCTTCGGTGAGTTGCAGGGACGCGATCGAGAGGGGAACGAAACGACTATTTTCCGTCCTTACGATCTGGCGTTGGTTCTGTCGTATGCCCGTGGTTTCGGTGATTCACTCGCTTTCGGTGCGAACGCGAAATTCTTGCGAGAGCAGATCGCTGACGAAAGCGGCACCGGTATTGCCTTCGATCTCGGTGGGATATACACCTTTTCAGAGATGCCTTTTCTTGCATTGGGGTTCAACGCGCAGCACGTGGGACCGCGAGTGAAGTTTATAGAGGAGGCTTTCGGTCTACCCTTTACCTTTAGACTCGGCGCGGCTTACAGAACCTCGACCCAGCCATTCATCCTAACGGTGGACATCATCCGACCCTCTGACAACGACATCGCAATCGCGGCAGGTGCAGGCTACACGATTGGCAATATTTTGGAACTCCGCACCGGTTATAAATACAAAATCGGTGGCAACGATTTAGGCGCGATTTCCGGCCTCACAGGCGGTTTTGGGTTGACACTCCTTCGCTTCCAAATCGATTACGCGCTCGTGCCTTTCGGCGTTTTGGGGTTAACACACCGATTCTCATTGATCGCTAATTTTTAG